Proteins co-encoded in one Nematostella vectensis chromosome 15, jaNemVect1.1, whole genome shotgun sequence genomic window:
- the LOC5513468 gene encoding collagen alpha-1(VII) chain isoform X4, whose product MLHTVYVLVLLAILGTSFGRPIEEKNLSEECLQPKLTGPCRAYFERWFYNQTSRKCEQFVYGGCQGNSNNFESKAECEKKCTHGEAGFESEELTKQKMSENKHNRDKNTEEEGLRSVYVGDPEDLLKEYWTIRKRRSVEDSDLDNVDEIMAAHHGQGSDDDVEHADQPDNNDRHDSGADDKELPNNGGHHVGEPDQSDKGKQGDGQPASEPKQSEKGKQGDGQPASEPKQSEKGKLGDGQPASKSKQSEKGKQGDGQPASKPKQSEKGKLGDGQPASKSKQSEKGKQGDGQPASEPKQSEKGKQGDGQPASEPKQSEKGKQGDGQPASEPKQSEKGKLGDGQPTSKPKQSEKGKLGDGQPASKSKQSEKGKQGDGQPASKSKQSEKGKQGDGQPASEPKQSEKGKLGDGPPASKSKQSEKGKQGDGQPASEPKQSEKGKLGDGQPASKSKKSEKGKQGDGQPASEPKQSEKDKQGDGQPASEPKQSEKGKLGDGQPTSKSKQSEKGKQGDGQPADKPNQTHIGEAEQYKRPEAPGSEADPSKSVQTTGGEAEPTKRPQAPVGEAEPTKRPQDPVGGVEPTKRPQDPVGGVEPTKRPQDPVGGVEPTKRPQDPVGGVEPTKRPQDPNGQAEPTKHPQAPVGEAEPTKRPQVSVGEAEPTKRPQDPNGQAEPTKRPQAPVGKAEPTKRPQAPVGEAEPTKRPQDPNGQAEPTKRPQAPVGEAEPTKRPQVSVGEAEPTKRPQDPNGQAEPTKRPQAPVGEAEPTKRPQVSVGEAEPTKRPQDPNGQAEPTKRPQAPVGEAEPTKRPQVSVGEAEPTKRPQDPNGQAEPTKRPQVPVGEAEPTKRPQSPVGEAEPTKRPQVPVGEAKPTKRPQVPVGEAKPTKRPKAPVGEAEPTKRPKAPVGEAKPTKRPQVPVGEAEPTKRPQAPVGETEPTKRPQDPVGQAEPTKRPQVPVGKAEPTKRPQSRGGEAKATAVTQKDDKAASAQGEPGEGGEVAEKSDQGKDDKIPGSGNISNGRKSGLPVDNNFRRIPDDYDDDSHNTHFAAFFLSSIVAVFAIYVIYHNRQKIIAIVIEGRSTNDRRGGRYRKLETNVEEAMPTIKSIGPTTPYVY is encoded by the exons AATGTCTTCAGCCCAAACTAACTGGCCCATGTAGAGCATACTTTGAAAGATGGTTTTATAATCAAACTTCTAGAAAATGTGAACAATTTGTGTATGGTGGTTGTCAAGGAAACAGTAACAATTTTGAAAGCAAGGCAGAGTGTGAAAAGAAATGCACCCATGGTGAAGCTGGCTTTGAATCAGAAGAATTGACCAAACAGAAGATGAgtgaaaataaacacaacagagaTAAGAACACTGAAGAAGAAGGTCTCAGAAGTGTCTATGTAGGTGATCCTGAAGACCTTTTAAAAGAATACTGGACGATACGCAAGAGACGTAGTGTGGAGGACTCTGACcttgataatgttgatgaaaTTATGGCAGCACATCATGGTCAAG ggtctgatgatgatgttgaacATGCTG ACCAACCCGATAACAATGACAGACATGACAGTGGAGCTGATGACAAAGAATTGCCTAACAATGGTGGTCATCATGTTGGCGAGCCTGACCAATCTGACAAAGGCAAACAAGGTGATGGTCAACCTGCTAGCGAGCCTAAACAATCTGAAAAAGGCAAACAAGGTGATGGTCAACCTGCTAGCGAGCCTAAACAATCTGAAAAAGGCAAACTAGGTGATGGTCAACCTGCTAGCAAGTCTAAACAATCTGAAAAAGGCAAACAAGGTGATGGTCAACCTGCTAGCAAGCCTAAACAATCTGAAAAAGGCAAACTAGGTGATGGTCAACCTGCTAGCAAGTCTAAACAATCTGAAAAAGGCAAACAAGGTGATGGTCAACCTGCTAGCGAGCCTAAACAATCTGAAAAAGGCAAACAAGGTGATGGTCAACCTGCTAGCGAGCCTAAACAATCTGAAAAAGGCAAACAAGGTGATGGTCAACCTGCTAGCGAGCCTAAACAATCTGAAAAAGGCAAACTAGGTGATGGTCAACCTACTAGCAAGCCTAAACAATCTGAAAAAGGCAAACTAGGTGATGGTCAACCTGCTAGCAAGTCTAAACAATCTGAAAAAGGCAAACAAGGTGATGGTCAACCTGCTAGCAAGTCTAAACAATCTGAAAAAGGCAAACAAGGTGATGGTCAACCTGCTAGCGAGCCTAAACAATCTGAAAAAGGCAAACTAGGTGATGGTCCACCTGCTAGCAAGTCTAAACAATCTGAAAAAGGCAAACAAGGTGATGGTCAACCTGCTAGCGAGCCTAAACAATCTGAAAAAGGCAAACTAGGTGATGGTCAACCTGCTAGCAAGTCtaaaaaatctgaaaaaggCAAACAAGGTGATGGTCAACCTGCTAGCGAGCCTAAACAATCTGAAAAAGACAAACAAGGTGATGGTCAACCTGCTAGCGAGCCTAAACAATCTGAAAAAGGCAAACTAGGTGATGGTCAACCTACTAGCAAGTCTAAACAATCTGAAAAAGGCAAACAAGGTGATGGTCAACCTGCTGACAAGCCTAACCAAACTCATATTGGTGAAGCCGAACAATATAAACGTCCAGAAGCGCCTGGCAGCGAAGCAGATCCGTCTAAAAGTGTACAAACCACTGGTGGTGAAGCTGAACCAACTAAACGTCCACAAGCCCCTGTTGGTGAAGCTGAACCAACTAAACGTCCACAAGACCCTGTTGGTGGAGTTGAACCAACTAAACGTCCACAAGACCCTGTTGGTGGAGTTGAACCAACTAAACGTCCACAAGACCCTGTTGGTGGAGTTGAACCAACTAAACGTCCACAAGACCCTGTTGGTGGAGTTGAACCAACTAAACGTCCACAAGACCCTAATGGTCAAGCTGAACCAACTAAACATCCACAAGCCCCTGTTGGTGAAGCTGAACCAACTAAACGTCCACAAGTTTCTGTTGGTGAAGCTGAACCAACTAAACGTCCACAAGACCCTAATGGTCAAGCTGAACCAACTAAACGTCCACAAGCCCCTGTTGGTAAAGCTGAACCAACTAAACGTCCACAAGCCCCTGTTGGTGAAGCTGAACCAACTAAACGTCCACAAGACCCTAATGGTCAAGCCGAACCAACTAAACGTCCACAAGCCCCTGTTGGTGAAGCTGAACCAACTAAACGTCCACAAGTTTCTGTTGGTGAAGCTGAACCAACTAAACGTCCACAAGACCCTAATGGTCAAGCCGAACCAACTAAACGTCCACAAGCCCCTGTTGGTGAAGCTGAACCAACTAAACGTCCACAAGTTTCTGTTGGTGAAGCTGAACCAACTAAACGTCCACAAGACCCTAATGGTCAAGCTGAACCAACTAAACGTCCACAAGCCCCTGTTGGTGAAGCTGAACCAACTAAACGTCCACAAGTTTCTGTTGGTGAAGCTGAACCAACTAAACGTCCACAAGACCCTAATGGTCAAGCTGAACCAACTAAACGTCCACAAGTTCCTGTTGGTGAAGCTGAACCAACTAAACGTCCACAATCCCCTGTTGGTGAAGCTGAACCAACTAAACGTCCACAAGTTCCTGTTGGTGAAGCTAAACCAACTAAACGTCCACAAGTTCCTGTTGGTGAAGCTAAACCAACTAAACGTCCAAAAGCCCCTGTTGGTGAAGCTGAACCAACTAAACGTCCAAAAGCCCCTGTTGGTGAAGCTAAACCAACTAAACGTCCACAAGTTCCTGTTGGTGAAGCTGAACCAACTAAACGTCCACAAGCCCCTGTTGGTGAAACTGAACCAACTAAACGTCCACAAGACCCTGTTGGTCAAGCTGAACCAACTAAACGTCCACAAGTTCCTGTTGGTAAAGCTGAACCAACTAAACGTCCACAAAGCCGTGGCGGTGAAGCCAAAGCAACCGCGGTAACCCAGAAAGATGACAAAGCTGCTAGTGCCCAAGGTGAACCAGGGGAGGGTGGTGAGGTTGCCGAGAAAAGCGACCAAGGCAAGGATGACAAAATCCCCGGCTCAGGCAACATTAGTAACGGGAGGAAGAGTGGCTTGCCTGTGGATAACAATTTCAG GAGAATACCCGATGATTACGATGACGACAGTCACAATACTCATTTCGCCGCTTTCTTTTTGTCTTCAATTGTCGCTGTCTTTGCTATTTACGTTATTTACCACAATCGACAAAAG ATCATTGCGATAGTTATCGAGGGACGCAGCACTAACGACAGACGAGGAGGACGCTACCGAAAACTTGAGACAAACGTGGAAGAAGCAATGCCAACCATAAAAAGTATAGGACCAACTACTCCTTACGTATACTAG
- the LOC5513468 gene encoding collagen alpha-1(VII) chain isoform X2 produces the protein MLHTVYVLVLLAILGTSFGRPIEEKNLSEECLQPKLTGPCRAYFERWFYNQTSRKCEQFVYGGCQGNSNNFESKAECEKKCTHGEAGFESEELTKQKMSENKHNRDKNTEEEGLRSVYVGDPEDLLKEYWTIRKRRSVEDSDLDNVDEIMAAHHGQGSDDDVEHADSSSNESGASSTKRQKGQVQTGGDDESDHSELNSKKNEDSKSAKTFAKGAPSNIDQPDNNDRHDSGADDKELPNNGGHHVGEPDQSDKGKQGDGQPASEPKQSEKGKQGDGQPASEPKQSEKGKLGDGQPASKSKQSEKGKQGDGQPASKPKQSEKGKLGDGQPASKSKQSEKGKQGDGQPASEPKQSEKGKQGDGQPASEPKQSEKGKQGDGQPASEPKQSEKGKLGDGQPTSKPKQSEKGKLGDGQPASKSKQSEKGKQGDGQPASKSKQSEKGKQGDGQPASEPKQSEKGKLGDGPPASKSKQSEKGKQGDGQPASEPKQSEKGKLGDGQPASKSKKSEKGKQGDGQPASEPKQSEKDKQGDGQPASEPKQSEKGKLGDGQPTSKSKQSEKGKQGDGQPADKPNQTHIGEAEQYKRPEAPGSEADPSKSVQTTGGEAEPTKRPQAPVGEAEPTKRPQDPVGGVEPTKRPQDPVGGVEPTKRPQDPVGGVEPTKRPQDPVGGVEPTKRPQDPNGQAEPTKHPQAPVGEAEPTKRPQVSVGEAEPTKRPQDPNGQAEPTKRPQAPVGKAEPTKRPQAPVGEAEPTKRPQDPNGQAEPTKRPQAPVGEAEPTKRPQVSVGEAEPTKRPQDPNGQAEPTKRPQAPVGEAEPTKRPQVSVGEAEPTKRPQDPNGQAEPTKRPQAPVGEAEPTKRPQVSVGEAEPTKRPQDPNGQAEPTKRPQVPVGEAEPTKRPQSPVGEAEPTKRPQVPVGEAKPTKRPQVPVGEAKPTKRPKAPVGEAEPTKRPKAPVGEAKPTKRPQVPVGEAEPTKRPQAPVGETEPTKRPQDPVGQAEPTKRPQVPVGKAEPTKRPQSRGGEAKATAVTQKDDKAASAQGEPGEGGEVAEKSDQGKDDKIPGSGNISNGRKSGLPVDNNFRRIPDDYDDDSHNTHFAAFFLSSIVAVFAIYVIYHNRQKIIAIVIEGRSTNDRRGGRYRKLETNVEEAMPTIKNDYVV, from the exons AATGTCTTCAGCCCAAACTAACTGGCCCATGTAGAGCATACTTTGAAAGATGGTTTTATAATCAAACTTCTAGAAAATGTGAACAATTTGTGTATGGTGGTTGTCAAGGAAACAGTAACAATTTTGAAAGCAAGGCAGAGTGTGAAAAGAAATGCACCCATGGTGAAGCTGGCTTTGAATCAGAAGAATTGACCAAACAGAAGATGAgtgaaaataaacacaacagagaTAAGAACACTGAAGAAGAAGGTCTCAGAAGTGTCTATGTAGGTGATCCTGAAGACCTTTTAAAAGAATACTGGACGATACGCAAGAGACGTAGTGTGGAGGACTCTGACcttgataatgttgatgaaaTTATGGCAGCACATCATGGTCAAG ggtctgatgatgatgttgaacATGCTGATAGTTCATCAAACGAGAGTGGTGCCAGTTCTACCAAAAGACAGAAAGGTCAAGTTCAGACAGGTGGTGATGACGAATCAGACCACAGTGAACTAAACAGTAAGAAAAATGAAGATAGCAAGAGTGCTAAAACCTTTGCCAAGGGGGCACCTAGCAACATAGACCAACCCGATAACAATGACAGACATGACAGTGGAGCTGATGACAAAGAATTGCCTAACAATGGTGGTCATCATGTTGGCGAGCCTGACCAATCTGACAAAGGCAAACAAGGTGATGGTCAACCTGCTAGCGAGCCTAAACAATCTGAAAAAGGCAAACAAGGTGATGGTCAACCTGCTAGCGAGCCTAAACAATCTGAAAAAGGCAAACTAGGTGATGGTCAACCTGCTAGCAAGTCTAAACAATCTGAAAAAGGCAAACAAGGTGATGGTCAACCTGCTAGCAAGCCTAAACAATCTGAAAAAGGCAAACTAGGTGATGGTCAACCTGCTAGCAAGTCTAAACAATCTGAAAAAGGCAAACAAGGTGATGGTCAACCTGCTAGCGAGCCTAAACAATCTGAAAAAGGCAAACAAGGTGATGGTCAACCTGCTAGCGAGCCTAAACAATCTGAAAAAGGCAAACAAGGTGATGGTCAACCTGCTAGCGAGCCTAAACAATCTGAAAAAGGCAAACTAGGTGATGGTCAACCTACTAGCAAGCCTAAACAATCTGAAAAAGGCAAACTAGGTGATGGTCAACCTGCTAGCAAGTCTAAACAATCTGAAAAAGGCAAACAAGGTGATGGTCAACCTGCTAGCAAGTCTAAACAATCTGAAAAAGGCAAACAAGGTGATGGTCAACCTGCTAGCGAGCCTAAACAATCTGAAAAAGGCAAACTAGGTGATGGTCCACCTGCTAGCAAGTCTAAACAATCTGAAAAAGGCAAACAAGGTGATGGTCAACCTGCTAGCGAGCCTAAACAATCTGAAAAAGGCAAACTAGGTGATGGTCAACCTGCTAGCAAGTCtaaaaaatctgaaaaaggCAAACAAGGTGATGGTCAACCTGCTAGCGAGCCTAAACAATCTGAAAAAGACAAACAAGGTGATGGTCAACCTGCTAGCGAGCCTAAACAATCTGAAAAAGGCAAACTAGGTGATGGTCAACCTACTAGCAAGTCTAAACAATCTGAAAAAGGCAAACAAGGTGATGGTCAACCTGCTGACAAGCCTAACCAAACTCATATTGGTGAAGCCGAACAATATAAACGTCCAGAAGCGCCTGGCAGCGAAGCAGATCCGTCTAAAAGTGTACAAACCACTGGTGGTGAAGCTGAACCAACTAAACGTCCACAAGCCCCTGTTGGTGAAGCTGAACCAACTAAACGTCCACAAGACCCTGTTGGTGGAGTTGAACCAACTAAACGTCCACAAGACCCTGTTGGTGGAGTTGAACCAACTAAACGTCCACAAGACCCTGTTGGTGGAGTTGAACCAACTAAACGTCCACAAGACCCTGTTGGTGGAGTTGAACCAACTAAACGTCCACAAGACCCTAATGGTCAAGCTGAACCAACTAAACATCCACAAGCCCCTGTTGGTGAAGCTGAACCAACTAAACGTCCACAAGTTTCTGTTGGTGAAGCTGAACCAACTAAACGTCCACAAGACCCTAATGGTCAAGCTGAACCAACTAAACGTCCACAAGCCCCTGTTGGTAAAGCTGAACCAACTAAACGTCCACAAGCCCCTGTTGGTGAAGCTGAACCAACTAAACGTCCACAAGACCCTAATGGTCAAGCCGAACCAACTAAACGTCCACAAGCCCCTGTTGGTGAAGCTGAACCAACTAAACGTCCACAAGTTTCTGTTGGTGAAGCTGAACCAACTAAACGTCCACAAGACCCTAATGGTCAAGCCGAACCAACTAAACGTCCACAAGCCCCTGTTGGTGAAGCTGAACCAACTAAACGTCCACAAGTTTCTGTTGGTGAAGCTGAACCAACTAAACGTCCACAAGACCCTAATGGTCAAGCTGAACCAACTAAACGTCCACAAGCCCCTGTTGGTGAAGCTGAACCAACTAAACGTCCACAAGTTTCTGTTGGTGAAGCTGAACCAACTAAACGTCCACAAGACCCTAATGGTCAAGCTGAACCAACTAAACGTCCACAAGTTCCTGTTGGTGAAGCTGAACCAACTAAACGTCCACAATCCCCTGTTGGTGAAGCTGAACCAACTAAACGTCCACAAGTTCCTGTTGGTGAAGCTAAACCAACTAAACGTCCACAAGTTCCTGTTGGTGAAGCTAAACCAACTAAACGTCCAAAAGCCCCTGTTGGTGAAGCTGAACCAACTAAACGTCCAAAAGCCCCTGTTGGTGAAGCTAAACCAACTAAACGTCCACAAGTTCCTGTTGGTGAAGCTGAACCAACTAAACGTCCACAAGCCCCTGTTGGTGAAACTGAACCAACTAAACGTCCACAAGACCCTGTTGGTCAAGCTGAACCAACTAAACGTCCACAAGTTCCTGTTGGTAAAGCTGAACCAACTAAACGTCCACAAAGCCGTGGCGGTGAAGCCAAAGCAACCGCGGTAACCCAGAAAGATGACAAAGCTGCTAGTGCCCAAGGTGAACCAGGGGAGGGTGGTGAGGTTGCCGAGAAAAGCGACCAAGGCAAGGATGACAAAATCCCCGGCTCAGGCAACATTAGTAACGGGAGGAAGAGTGGCTTGCCTGTGGATAACAATTTCAG GAGAATACCCGATGATTACGATGACGACAGTCACAATACTCATTTCGCCGCTTTCTTTTTGTCTTCAATTGTCGCTGTCTTTGCTATTTACGTTATTTACCACAATCGACAAAAG ATCATTGCGATAGTTATCGAGGGACGCAGCACTAACGACAGACGAGGAGGACGCTACCGAAAACTTGAGACAAACGTGGAAGAAGCAATGCCAACCATAAAAA aTGACTACGTGGTGTAG
- the LOC5513468 gene encoding proteoglycan 4 isoform X5: protein MLHTVYVLVLLAILGTSFGRPIEEKNLSEECLQPKLTGPCRAYFERWFYNQTSRKCEQFVYGGCQGNSNNFESKAECEKKCTHGEAGFESEELTKQKMSENKHNRDKNTEEEGLRSVYVGDPEDLLKEYWTIRKRRSVEDSDLDNVDEIMAAHHGQGSDDDVEHADSSSNESGASSTKRQKGQVQTGGDDESDHSELNSKKNEDSKSAKTFAKGAPSNIDQPDNNDRHDSGADDKELPNNGGHHVGEPDQSDKGKQGDGQPASEPKQSEKGKLGDGQPASKSKKSEKGKQGDGQPASEPKQSEKDKQGDGQPASEPKQSEKGKLGDGQPTSKSKQSEKGKQGDGQPADKPNQTHIGEAEQYKRPEAPGSEADPSKSVQTTGGEAEPTKRPQAPVGEAEPTKRPQDPVGGVEPTKRPQDPVGGVEPTKRPQDPVGGVEPTKRPQDPVGGVEPTKRPQDPNGQAEPTKHPQAPVGEAEPTKRPQVSVGEAEPTKRPQDPNGQAEPTKRPQAPVGKAEPTKRPQAPVGEAEPTKRPQDPNGQAEPTKRPQAPVGEAEPTKRPQVSVGEAEPTKRPQDPNGQAEPTKRPQAPVGEAEPTKRPQVSVGEAEPTKRPQDPNGQAEPTKRPQAPVGEAEPTKRPQVSVGEAEPTKRPQDPNGQAEPTKRPQVPVGEAEPTKRPQSPVGEAEPTKRPQVPVGEAKPTKRPQVPVGEAKPTKRPKAPVGEAEPTKRPKAPVGEAKPTKRPQVPVGEAEPTKRPQAPVGETEPTKRPQDPVGQAEPTKRPQVPVGKAEPTKRPQSRGGEAKATAVTQKDDKAASAQGEPGEGGEVAEKSDQGKDDKIPGSGNISNGRKSGLPVDNNFRRIPDDYDDDSHNTHFAAFFLSSIVAVFAIYVIYHNRQKIIAIVIEGRSTNDRRGGRYRKLETNVEEAMPTIKSIGPTTPYVY, encoded by the exons AATGTCTTCAGCCCAAACTAACTGGCCCATGTAGAGCATACTTTGAAAGATGGTTTTATAATCAAACTTCTAGAAAATGTGAACAATTTGTGTATGGTGGTTGTCAAGGAAACAGTAACAATTTTGAAAGCAAGGCAGAGTGTGAAAAGAAATGCACCCATGGTGAAGCTGGCTTTGAATCAGAAGAATTGACCAAACAGAAGATGAgtgaaaataaacacaacagagaTAAGAACACTGAAGAAGAAGGTCTCAGAAGTGTCTATGTAGGTGATCCTGAAGACCTTTTAAAAGAATACTGGACGATACGCAAGAGACGTAGTGTGGAGGACTCTGACcttgataatgttgatgaaaTTATGGCAGCACATCATGGTCAAG ggtctgatgatgatgttgaacATGCTGATAGTTCATCAAACGAGAGTGGTGCCAGTTCTACCAAAAGACAGAAAGGTCAAGTTCAGACAGGTGGTGATGACGAATCAGACCACAGTGAACTAAACAGTAAGAAAAATGAAGATAGCAAGAGTGCTAAAACCTTTGCCAAGGGGGCACCTAGCAACATAGACCAACCCGATAACAATGACAGACATGACAGTGGAGCTGATGACAAAGAATTGCCTAACAATGGTGGTCATCATGTTGGCGAGCCTGACCAATCTGACAAAG GCAAACAAGGTGATGGTCAACCTGCTAGCGAGCCTAAACAATCTGAAAAAGGCAAACTAGGTGATGGTCAACCTGCTAGCAAGTCtaaaaaatctgaaaaaggCAAACAAGGTGATGGTCAACCTGCTAGCGAGCCTAAACAATCTGAAAAAGACAAACAAGGTGATGGTCAACCTGCTAGCGAGCCTAAACAATCTGAAAAAGGCAAACTAGGTGATGGTCAACCTACTAGCAAGTCTAAACAATCTGAAAAAGGCAAACAAGGTGATGGTCAACCTGCTGACAAGCCTAACCAAACTCATATTGGTGAAGCCGAACAATATAAACGTCCAGAAGCGCCTGGCAGCGAAGCAGATCCGTCTAAAAGTGTACAAACCACTGGTGGTGAAGCTGAACCAACTAAACGTCCACAAGCCCCTGTTGGTGAAGCTGAACCAACTAAACGTCCACAAGACCCTGTTGGTGGAGTTGAACCAACTAAACGTCCACAAGACCCTGTTGGTGGAGTTGAACCAACTAAACGTCCACAAGACCCTGTTGGTGGAGTTGAACCAACTAAACGTCCACAAGACCCTGTTGGTGGAGTTGAACCAACTAAACGTCCACAAGACCCTAATGGTCAAGCTGAACCAACTAAACATCCACAAGCCCCTGTTGGTGAAGCTGAACCAACTAAACGTCCACAAGTTTCTGTTGGTGAAGCTGAACCAACTAAACGTCCACAAGACCCTAATGGTCAAGCTGAACCAACTAAACGTCCACAAGCCCCTGTTGGTAAAGCTGAACCAACTAAACGTCCACAAGCCCCTGTTGGTGAAGCTGAACCAACTAAACGTCCACAAGACCCTAATGGTCAAGCCGAACCAACTAAACGTCCACAAGCCCCTGTTGGTGAAGCTGAACCAACTAAACGTCCACAAGTTTCTGTTGGTGAAGCTGAACCAACTAAACGTCCACAAGACCCTAATGGTCAAGCCGAACCAACTAAACGTCCACAAGCCCCTGTTGGTGAAGCTGAACCAACTAAACGTCCACAAGTTTCTGTTGGTGAAGCTGAACCAACTAAACGTCCACAAGACCCTAATGGTCAAGCTGAACCAACTAAACGTCCACAAGCCCCTGTTGGTGAAGCTGAACCAACTAAACGTCCACAAGTTTCTGTTGGTGAAGCTGAACCAACTAAACGTCCACAAGACCCTAATGGTCAAGCTGAACCAACTAAACGTCCACAAGTTCCTGTTGGTGAAGCTGAACCAACTAAACGTCCACAATCCCCTGTTGGTGAAGCTGAACCAACTAAACGTCCACAAGTTCCTGTTGGTGAAGCTAAACCAACTAAACGTCCACAAGTTCCTGTTGGTGAAGCTAAACCAACTAAACGTCCAAAAGCCCCTGTTGGTGAAGCTGAACCAACTAAACGTCCAAAAGCCCCTGTTGGTGAAGCTAAACCAACTAAACGTCCACAAGTTCCTGTTGGTGAAGCTGAACCAACTAAACGTCCACAAGCCCCTGTTGGTGAAACTGAACCAACTAAACGTCCACAAGACCCTGTTGGTCAAGCTGAACCAACTAAACGTCCACAAGTTCCTGTTGGTAAAGCTGAACCAACTAAACGTCCACAAAGCCGTGGCGGTGAAGCCAAAGCAACCGCGGTAACCCAGAAAGATGACAAAGCTGCTAGTGCCCAAGGTGAACCAGGGGAGGGTGGTGAGGTTGCCGAGAAAAGCGACCAAGGCAAGGATGACAAAATCCCCGGCTCAGGCAACATTAGTAACGGGAGGAAGAGTGGCTTGCCTGTGGATAACAATTTCAG GAGAATACCCGATGATTACGATGACGACAGTCACAATACTCATTTCGCCGCTTTCTTTTTGTCTTCAATTGTCGCTGTCTTTGCTATTTACGTTATTTACCACAATCGACAAAAG ATCATTGCGATAGTTATCGAGGGACGCAGCACTAACGACAGACGAGGAGGACGCTACCGAAAACTTGAGACAAACGTGGAAGAAGCAATGCCAACCATAAAAAGTATAGGACCAACTACTCCTTACGTATACTAG